The following are encoded together in the Streptomyces tsukubensis genome:
- a CDS encoding helicase associated domain-containing protein has product GGGGELGAGFALMDKPAQEWLRIQPRRYHLLLPGQHDLLDKLGLKPETATAGAQAATACASAAPVRAPGGPQGDAEGTEAVGGLPAVARHRPLGVPRVGQRPDQRVRFDSALVHARAWADVHGHLAVPRDTRQSGFALGMWLFSQRNRAKQRARQGEPSSPHLNQLAAIDPWWNPPWDLHWQRNYYRARDCMRAGRGADTVGGLPVGKDALGIWVKRQCTLYESLRPDQQHLLAAIGITPEAARARVGPRDSRRLTTTPRFDTDVAHARSYAAQHGHLAPHAGEEHEGFPIGRWLAEHRQRARKKSGTSPQARVLASLDPWWNPPWPMRWQYSYHHARTLPDTPRAARWITAQRQAWPLLHPGQQQLLADIGISVGRQLSFQRGRSCSL; this is encoded by the coding sequence CGGGTGGGGGCGGGGAGTTGGGTGCGGGCTTTGCGCTCATGGACAAGCCGGCGCAGGAGTGGCTGCGCATCCAGCCGCGCCGCTACCACCTGCTCCTGCCGGGCCAGCACGATCTCCTCGACAAGCTCGGTCTGAAGCCGGAGACGGCCACCGCCGGAGCACAGGCTGCCACGGCCTGTGCGTCTGCTGCACCCGTGCGGGCCCCGGGTGGCCCACAAGGTGATGCGGAAGGTACGGAAGCAGTGGGAGGCCTTCCTGCGGTCGCGCGGCACAGGCCGCTGGGAGTTCCGCGGGTCGGACAGCGTCCCGACCAACGCGTCCGGTTCGACAGCGCGCTGGTGCACGCCCGGGCCTGGGCCGACGTCCACGGGCACCTGGCCGTTCCACGCGATACACGGCAGAGCGGCTTCGCGCTCGGGATGTGGCTGTTCAGCCAGCGCAACCGCGCCAAGCAGCGCGCCCGGCAAGGCGAGCCCTCCTCACCGCACCTCAACCAACTGGCCGCGATCGATCCATGGTGGAACCCGCCGTGGGACCTGCACTGGCAGCGCAACTACTACCGCGCCCGCGACTGCATGCGTGCCGGCCGTGGAGCCGACACGGTGGGCGGTCTCCCCGTCGGGAAAGACGCCCTGGGTATCTGGGTCAAGCGACAGTGCACCCTCTACGAGAGCCTCCGCCCCGACCAGCAGCACCTCCTCGCCGCTATCGGCATCACCCCCGAAGCCGCCCGGGCGCGAGTCGGCCCCCGTGACTCCCGCCGGCTGACCACCACACCGCGCTTCGACACCGACGTCGCGCATGCCCGCTCCTACGCAGCCCAGCACGGACACCTCGCCCCACACGCTGGCGAGGAACACGAGGGGTTCCCAATCGGGCGGTGGCTGGCCGAACACCGCCAACGCGCCCGCAAAAAGAGCGGCACGTCGCCTCAAGCCCGGGTCCTGGCCAGCCTGGACCCGTGGTGGAACCCGCCTTGGCCGATGCGGTGGCAGTACTCCTACCACCACGCCCGCACCCTCCCCGACACCCCACGCGCCGCACGATGGATCACCGCCCAGCGCCAGGCATGGCCGCTCCTACATCCTGGCCAGCAGCAACTCCTGGCCGACATCGGCATCAGCGTGGGCAGGCAGCTCTCGTTTCAGCGAGGGCGCTCCTGCTCGC